A region of Sulfuricella denitrificans skB26 DNA encodes the following proteins:
- a CDS encoding L,D-transpeptidase yields the protein MELLDDQDELIRRYIVSTALNGVGEESGSYCTPRGSHIIRAKIGAGQPVNSVFVKRRPTGEVYTPELGAQSPGRDWILTRILWLSGCEPGRNRLGSVDSMRRYIYIHGSPDRAKMGVPGSKGCVRMRNEDILDLFDRVVAGIPVEIVEAA from the coding sequence ATGGAATTGCTCGATGATCAGGATGAACTGATCAGGCGCTATATCGTTTCCACTGCACTGAATGGGGTCGGTGAGGAAAGCGGCAGCTACTGTACGCCGCGCGGGTCGCACATTATTCGTGCCAAAATCGGGGCGGGGCAGCCCGTCAATAGCGTGTTCGTCAAGCGCCGACCGACCGGAGAGGTTTATACGCCGGAGTTGGGCGCGCAATCTCCCGGTCGTGACTGGATTCTCACCCGCATTCTCTGGCTTTCAGGCTGCGAGCCGGGCAGAAATCGGCTCGGTAGCGTCGATAGCATGCGCCGCTATATTTACATCCACGGCTCGCCTGATAGAGCGAAAATGGGTGTTCCCGGCTCGAAGGGCTGCGTGCGGATGCGAAATGAAGATATTCTGGATCTGTTTGATCGTGTAGTCGCCGGTATCCCTGTTGAGATAGTGGAAGCTGCGTAA
- a CDS encoding DUF4124 domain-containing protein produces the protein MRQLLTIVSMLVLATAAQAGVTRWVDAEGKVHYSDQTPPPTAKSQKNLNLKNNPTLPQATPDSKDGEKTLAERELESRKRKVQAEETAAKQAKDQEEEKSRKANCAQARNQLQALQEGQRMTKFNEKGERVFLEDNDRAKAIEEAKKSADSWCK, from the coding sequence ATGCGACAACTCCTGACTATCGTTTCGATGCTGGTGCTGGCTACCGCCGCACAGGCCGGGGTCACCCGATGGGTGGATGCGGAGGGCAAGGTGCATTATTCCGACCAAACCCCGCCGCCTACCGCCAAATCGCAGAAAAATCTGAACCTGAAGAATAACCCGACCTTGCCCCAAGCCACACCCGACAGCAAAGACGGAGAAAAAACCTTGGCCGAGAGGGAACTGGAATCCCGAAAACGCAAGGTTCAGGCGGAAGAAACCGCTGCCAAACAAGCCAAGGATCAGGAAGAAGAAAAAAGCAGGAAGGCAAACTGCGCGCAAGCACGGAATCAGTTGCAAGCCTTGCAGGAAGGCCAAAGGATGACCAAATTCAATGAAAAAGGCGAACGTGTTTTTCTTGAAGACAACGACCGTGCCAAGGCCATCGAGGAAGCAAAAAAATCGGCTGACTCATGGTGCAAATAG
- the moaE gene encoding molybdopterin synthase catalytic subunit MoaE: MEVRIQTEDFDLGAEILNLRRGNPGIGAVASFVGLVRDLNHSTTVTEMTLEHYPGMTEKALAEIMGEAKQRWNIIGALVIHRIGPLKPTDQIVLVAVSSAHRGDAFAACEFIMDYLKTRAPFWKKEQTEAGAHWVDARESDETAAQRWTAPPA; encoded by the coding sequence ATGGAAGTACGGATTCAAACCGAAGATTTCGACCTCGGCGCAGAAATCCTTAATCTGCGCCGGGGAAACCCTGGAATTGGCGCAGTCGCCAGTTTTGTTGGTCTGGTGCGCGACCTGAATCACAGCACCACGGTTACTGAAATGACCCTGGAACACTACCCCGGTATGACGGAAAAAGCTTTGGCCGAAATCATGGGAGAAGCGAAGCAGCGCTGGAATATCATCGGTGCGCTGGTGATCCACCGCATTGGCCCGCTCAAACCCACAGATCAAATCGTGCTGGTCGCAGTCAGCAGCGCACATCGTGGCGACGCTTTCGCCGCCTGCGAATTCATCATGGATTACCTGAAAACCCGGGCGCCGTTCTGGAAGAAAGAACAAACCGAGGCGGGCGCACATTGGGTGGATGCGCGCGAAAGTGACGAAACAGCAGCGCAACGCTGGACTGCGCCACCAGCC
- the smpB gene encoding SsrA-binding protein SmpB — protein MSIAQNKKAFHDFFIEEKYEAGIVLDGWEVKAIRAGRTQLKEAYVIIRSGELYLLGCHISPLPTASTHVNPDPVRTRKLLLHAEEISKLIGKVERAGFTLVPLDMHFVRGRIKLEIGLAKGKKQHDKRDAEKEKDWQREKQRLLRNK, from the coding sequence ATGAGCATCGCGCAAAACAAAAAAGCTTTCCACGACTTCTTCATCGAGGAAAAGTATGAAGCAGGCATCGTACTTGACGGCTGGGAGGTCAAGGCCATCCGCGCCGGGCGGACACAGCTCAAGGAAGCCTACGTCATCATCCGCAGTGGCGAGCTCTATCTGCTCGGCTGCCATATCAGTCCGCTGCCGACCGCCTCCACCCACGTCAACCCCGACCCAGTGCGCACCCGAAAACTGCTGCTGCATGCCGAGGAAATCAGCAAGCTGATCGGCAAGGTGGAACGCGCCGGTTTTACTCTCGTGCCGCTGGACATGCATTTCGTCCGTGGCCGGATCAAGCTGGAAATCGGCCTGGCCAAGGGCAAAAAGCAGCATGACAAGCGCGATGCCGAAAAGGAAAAAGACTGGCAGCGCGAGAAGCAGCGCCTGTTGCGGAACAAATAA
- a CDS encoding transglutaminase TgpA family protein: MRYRFAMFTFRLDNNTWLLASIALTIAPHATRLPIWISLLCLGVGAMRLIQVRLPARWLLITLAAATAAGIYGSYHTLLGRDAGVALLIAMLTLKLLESRTLRDSMVAIFISYFLLITHFLYSQSIPTGMYLLLLVLVITTTLIGLNHPGRQIEPRKLLRLAAVLLGQAVPVMLVLFLFFPRVPGPLWGMPGDAYEGMTGLSDNMTPGSISKLSQSGAVAFRVAFDGPPPKPEQRYWRGPVLDFFDGRSWSTAAAPDPKQARIAVTGDPVSYTLTLEPHNRRWLLALDLPAKLPPASRLGARYELLADQPVRQRLRYRAVSYPNYLAGLNPGAKEINLSLRLPSFGNLKTREMAGAWKRTAKDDGEIVSRALEMFRSEAFFYSLTPPLLGANSVDEFLFDSRRGFCEHYAGSFVFLMRAAGVPARVVTGYQGGEPNPFGNYLIVRQSDAHAWAEVWLQNRGWVRVDPTAAVAPRRIESGLAAALPAGEPLPLLARMDSAWLMQLRMSWDTLNNDWNQWVLGYDQERQYDLLSRLGFEMASWKELAVSLAAGVGALLLVFSGFMLWRRVPVDADPVAVIYQHFCRKLARAGIVRQPNEGPADFAQRTAMLRPDLTLSTTSISALYIALRYASHPSSSALRQFGKRVKAFRPK, from the coding sequence ATGAGGTATCGCTTCGCGATGTTCACGTTCCGGCTTGATAACAACACCTGGCTGCTGGCCTCAATAGCGCTTACCATCGCCCCGCACGCCACGCGCCTGCCGATCTGGATCAGCCTGCTCTGCCTCGGCGTAGGCGCGATGCGCCTGATCCAAGTCCGCCTGCCTGCCCGCTGGCTGTTGATCACGCTTGCCGCTGCCACCGCAGCGGGCATTTATGGCAGCTACCATACGCTGCTCGGGCGCGATGCGGGGGTCGCCCTGTTAATCGCGATGCTGACCCTCAAGCTGCTCGAATCCAGAACGCTGCGCGACAGCATGGTGGCCATCTTCATCAGCTATTTCCTGCTCATCACCCACTTCCTCTATTCACAGTCCATTCCTACCGGCATGTACCTGCTGCTGCTGGTGCTGGTCATCACCACCACCCTGATCGGACTCAACCATCCAGGCAGACAAATCGAACCGCGCAAGCTGCTGCGCCTGGCCGCCGTACTGCTGGGCCAGGCCGTACCTGTCATGCTGGTACTGTTCCTGTTTTTTCCGCGCGTACCGGGCCCGTTATGGGGCATGCCGGGCGATGCCTACGAGGGAATGACGGGACTGAGCGACAACATGACGCCCGGCAGCATCAGCAAATTGAGTCAATCCGGCGCAGTAGCCTTCCGCGTGGCCTTCGATGGACCGCCACCCAAGCCGGAACAGCGCTACTGGCGTGGCCCGGTGCTGGATTTCTTCGATGGGCGGAGCTGGTCGACCGCGGCAGCACCTGACCCAAAGCAAGCCAGAATAGCCGTAACAGGCGATCCGGTCAGCTACACGCTGACGCTAGAGCCGCACAACAGGCGCTGGCTGCTTGCGCTGGATCTGCCTGCGAAACTGCCGCCAGCCAGCCGCCTTGGCGCCCGTTATGAACTCCTCGCCGACCAACCGGTGAGGCAGCGCCTGCGCTATCGCGCAGTATCCTATCCCAATTACCTGGCCGGCCTCAATCCAGGGGCCAAAGAAATAAATCTTTCGCTGCGGCTACCTTCATTCGGCAACCTCAAGACACGGGAGATGGCGGGTGCCTGGAAGCGCACCGCGAAGGACGATGGAGAAATCGTGAGCCGTGCTCTGGAAATGTTTCGCAGCGAAGCCTTCTTCTATAGCCTCACTCCCCCACTGCTCGGGGCCAACTCGGTGGATGAGTTTCTGTTCGATAGTCGGCGCGGTTTCTGCGAACACTATGCCGGCAGTTTCGTCTTCCTGATGCGCGCGGCCGGCGTGCCAGCCCGTGTGGTGACCGGCTATCAGGGCGGAGAACCCAACCCGTTTGGTAATTACCTGATTGTGCGCCAGTCCGACGCTCATGCCTGGGCTGAAGTCTGGCTCCAGAATCGGGGTTGGGTGCGCGTCGACCCGACTGCGGCGGTTGCCCCACGACGCATAGAATCCGGCTTGGCTGCCGCGCTTCCGGCAGGCGAACCGCTTCCGCTGCTGGCACGGATGGATAGCGCCTGGCTGATGCAGTTGCGGATGAGCTGGGATACGCTGAACAACGACTGGAACCAGTGGGTGCTGGGCTACGATCAGGAGCGGCAGTATGACTTGCTGTCCCGCCTGGGATTCGAGATGGCTTCGTGGAAGGAACTGGCGGTCAGCCTGGCGGCTGGCGTTGGGGCGCTGCTGCTGGTGTTTTCCGGATTCATGCTGTGGCGGCGCGTCCCAGTTGACGCTGACCCGGTCGCTGTGATCTATCAGCACTTTTGCCGCAAGCTGGCTCGCGCCGGGATTGTTCGCCAGCCCAATGAAGGTCCGGCAGATTTCGCCCAACGTACGGCCATGTTGCGCCCCGATCTGACACTAAGCACGACATCGATCAGCGCGCTTTATATCGCACTGCGTTATGCATCGCACCCAAGCTCCTCTGCTTTGCGACAGTTCGGGAAGCGGGTAAAAGCCTTCAGACCCAAATAA
- the guaA gene encoding glutamine-hydrolyzing GMP synthase: MHQKILILDFGSQYTQLIARRVRESSVYCELHPYDVSEQFIRDFNPQGIVLSGGPSSVYEEETPRAPDIVFNLGVPVLGICYGMQTMAAQLGGKVENALHREFGYAEVRAQGHSALLRDIQDRINEEGHGLLDVWMSHGDKVTELPSGFKVISSNAATPIAGMADEARHFYGVQFHPEVTHTLQGKALFERFVHGICGCGYDWNMPDYVKEAIGRIRSEVGSDEVILGLSGGVDSSVVAALLHRAIGTQLTCVFVDNGLLRLNEAEQVMKTFADNLGVKVIHVDAGAVFMKHLAGVTDPEQKRKIIGREFVEVFQSESAKLPNAKWLAQGTIYPDVIESASSKTKKAHTIKSHHNVGGLPDTLHLKLLEPLRELFKDEVRELGVALGLPHDMVYRHPFPGPGLGVRILGEVKPEFAELLRRADAIFIEELRASGWYEKTSQAFAVFLPVKAVGVMGDGRTYDYVVALRAVQTQDFMTAHWAELPYTLLGKVSNRIINEVRGINRVVYDICGKPPGTIEWE; encoded by the coding sequence ATGCACCAGAAAATTCTTATCCTCGATTTCGGTTCCCAATACACCCAGCTGATTGCCCGTCGGGTGCGTGAATCCAGCGTTTACTGCGAACTACATCCCTATGATGTGAGCGAACAGTTCATCCGTGATTTCAATCCCCAGGGCATCGTTCTCTCCGGTGGGCCGTCTTCGGTCTACGAAGAGGAAACGCCGCGCGCGCCGGATATCGTGTTCAATTTGGGCGTGCCTGTGCTCGGCATCTGCTATGGCATGCAGACCATGGCGGCGCAATTGGGTGGCAAGGTGGAAAATGCCTTGCATCGCGAGTTCGGCTATGCCGAGGTGCGCGCGCAGGGTCATTCCGCGCTACTGCGCGATATTCAGGACCGGATCAACGAGGAAGGTCACGGCCTGCTCGATGTGTGGATGAGCCACGGCGACAAGGTTACGGAACTGCCGTCGGGCTTCAAGGTGATCAGTTCCAACGCGGCTACGCCGATTGCCGGCATGGCCGACGAAGCCCGCCATTTCTACGGTGTGCAGTTTCACCCCGAAGTGACTCATACCCTGCAGGGCAAGGCCCTGTTCGAGCGTTTTGTGCATGGTATTTGCGGTTGTGGCTATGACTGGAATATGCCGGATTACGTCAAAGAGGCCATCGGCAGGATCCGTTCCGAAGTAGGTTCGGATGAAGTCATCCTCGGTTTGTCCGGTGGGGTTGATTCCTCGGTGGTGGCTGCATTGCTGCACCGCGCCATCGGCACGCAGCTCACCTGTGTGTTCGTGGATAACGGCCTGCTGCGCTTGAACGAGGCTGAGCAGGTGATGAAGACCTTCGCCGATAATTTGGGCGTCAAGGTTATCCACGTCGATGCCGGCGCGGTATTCATGAAACATCTGGCGGGCGTGACCGATCCGGAACAGAAGCGCAAGATCATCGGCCGTGAATTCGTCGAAGTGTTCCAGAGCGAGTCGGCAAAGCTGCCGAACGCCAAGTGGCTGGCGCAGGGAACGATCTACCCGGACGTGATTGAATCGGCCAGTTCCAAGACCAAGAAGGCACATACCATCAAATCCCACCACAATGTCGGTGGCCTGCCTGATACCCTGCATCTCAAGCTGCTGGAGCCGCTGCGAGAATTATTCAAGGATGAGGTGCGCGAGCTCGGCGTTGCGCTCGGCCTGCCCCATGACATGGTCTACCGTCATCCTTTCCCAGGACCGGGACTTGGGGTGCGCATTCTGGGCGAAGTGAAGCCGGAGTTCGCTGAACTGCTGCGCCGTGCCGATGCCATTTTCATCGAAGAGTTGCGCGCATCGGGCTGGTATGAAAAAACCTCGCAGGCCTTTGCCGTATTTCTGCCCGTGAAAGCCGTCGGAGTGATGGGAGATGGCCGCACGTATGATTACGTCGTCGCGCTGCGCGCAGTTCAGACCCAGGATTTCATGACCGCACACTGGGCAGAGCTGCCTTATACCTTGCTCGGCAAGGTTTCCAACCGCATCATCAACGAAGTGCGCGGCATCAATCGCGTCGTCTATGATATCTGCGGCAAGCCGCCTGGCACGATAGAATGGGAGTGA
- the tadA gene encoding tRNA adenosine(34) deaminase TadA, with the protein MSEALVLAREAWTAGEVPVGAVVVKNGEIVGRGFNAPISRHDPSAHAEIMALRNAAENLGNYRLVGCSLYVTLEPCVMCMGAIFHARIERVVYGASDPKTGACGSVIDLPGEIRLNHHAEVVGGILADECGGLLSDFFAQRRGKGINVAN; encoded by the coding sequence ATGAGCGAGGCGCTAGTCCTTGCTCGCGAAGCCTGGACTGCGGGAGAAGTGCCCGTGGGCGCGGTAGTGGTGAAAAATGGGGAGATTGTCGGGCGTGGTTTCAATGCGCCGATTTCGCGCCACGATCCCAGCGCCCACGCGGAAATTATGGCCTTGCGCAATGCCGCCGAGAATCTCGGCAATTACCGGCTGGTCGGCTGTTCCCTTTACGTTACCCTGGAACCTTGCGTCATGTGTATGGGGGCGATATTTCACGCTCGTATTGAGCGGGTGGTGTACGGCGCTTCCGATCCGAAAACCGGCGCTTGCGGCAGCGTCATCGATCTTCCTGGCGAGATCCGGCTGAACCATCATGCCGAGGTGGTGGGCGGGATTCTGGCGGACGAATGTGGCGGCCTGTTGAGTGATTTTTTTGCGCAGCGGCGCGGAAAGGGCATTAACGTTGCGAATTAG
- a CDS encoding molybdopterin molybdotransferase MoeA: protein MLSADDALSFLLARSRPATKTEKIATADALGRVLAERLTSTVNVPPLDNSAMDGYAVRIADIINASTRLRVTQRIPAGTVGKPLEAGQAARIFTGAPVPAGCDAVVMQEYCGVEGDTVTVGKHPKVGENIRRSGEDIAAGAEILPAGIRLRPQEMGLAASVGIATLPVYCKLKVATFFTGDEIVMPGEILKPGQIYNSNRFVLTGLLQAMGCEVVDLGIVPDDFDATVKVLKIAAAGADLIITSGGVSVGEEDHVKAAVETVGKLDLWKIAIKPGKPLAFGDVGKIPFIGLPGNPVSAFVTFCLFVRPFILRSQGITASAPQAFSLKADFDWLKPDKRREFLRARLHTAENGEVAVQLYPHQGSGVLTSTVWADGLVEVPEGMPIHRGETVRFLPFSGLLN, encoded by the coding sequence ATGCTCAGCGCCGACGACGCGCTATCCTTCCTGCTGGCTCGATCGCGGCCCGCAACTAAAACAGAAAAGATCGCTACGGCCGATGCGCTGGGACGGGTGCTTGCCGAGCGCCTGACTTCGACGGTCAACGTTCCTCCACTGGACAACAGCGCCATGGATGGCTACGCCGTGCGGATCGCCGATATCATCAATGCATCAACCCGACTACGGGTGACTCAGCGCATACCGGCCGGCACAGTCGGAAAGCCACTGGAAGCCGGCCAAGCCGCCAGAATCTTCACCGGGGCGCCGGTACCCGCAGGCTGCGACGCGGTGGTAATGCAGGAATATTGTGGCGTCGAAGGCGATACGGTAACCGTCGGCAAACACCCAAAAGTTGGCGAGAATATCCGTCGCTCAGGCGAGGACATCGCTGCCGGCGCCGAGATTCTTCCCGCTGGCATCCGGCTACGGCCTCAGGAAATGGGGCTGGCAGCATCGGTCGGCATTGCAACCCTGCCTGTTTACTGCAAGCTAAAAGTCGCTACCTTCTTTACCGGCGACGAAATCGTTATGCCCGGGGAAATCCTTAAGCCAGGCCAGATCTACAATTCCAACCGCTTCGTTCTGACTGGCCTGCTACAGGCGATGGGCTGCGAAGTCGTTGATCTTGGGATCGTACCGGATGACTTCGATGCCACCGTGAAGGTACTCAAAATAGCTGCCGCCGGAGCGGACCTGATCATCACTAGCGGCGGCGTCTCCGTGGGTGAGGAAGACCATGTTAAAGCCGCGGTTGAAACGGTAGGTAAACTTGATTTGTGGAAAATCGCGATCAAGCCGGGCAAGCCGCTGGCCTTCGGCGATGTCGGAAAAATCCCGTTCATCGGTCTGCCAGGCAATCCGGTCTCGGCTTTCGTCACCTTTTGCCTGTTCGTGCGGCCATTTATATTGCGCAGCCAGGGAATTACCGCCTCTGCCCCGCAAGCCTTCTCGCTGAAAGCGGACTTCGACTGGCTGAAACCCGATAAACGCCGCGAATTTCTGCGTGCCCGGTTGCACACTGCGGAAAATGGCGAAGTGGCAGTCCAGCTTTACCCACACCAGGGTTCCGGCGTCCTGACTTCCACTGTCTGGGCCGATGGCTTGGTGGAAGTACCTGAAGGGATGCCTATTCATCGCGGCGAGACAGTCAGGTTCCTTCCTTTCTCCGGATTGCTCAATTGA
- the mobB gene encoding molybdopterin-guanine dinucleotide biosynthesis protein B codes for MEVFGFAGYSGSGKTTLIEQLIPLFVAEGLKISLIKHTHHNFAIDQPGKDSYRHRAAGCSEVMVTSQYRWTLVHELRNEPEPSLKEQLARLAPCDLVLVESFKNEAIAKLEVHRTTIDKALLFPQDPNIAAIASDLPLETSLPQFRLNQPKIIAEFILQQTGLKQNG; via the coding sequence ATGGAGGTTTTCGGATTCGCCGGCTACTCCGGTAGCGGCAAAACCACCTTGATCGAACAACTGATCCCGCTGTTCGTGGCAGAGGGGCTGAAAATATCCCTGATCAAGCATACCCACCACAATTTCGCTATCGACCAGCCGGGCAAGGACTCCTACCGTCACCGTGCCGCAGGCTGCAGCGAGGTGATGGTGACCTCTCAATATCGCTGGACATTGGTCCATGAACTGCGCAACGAGCCGGAACCGAGTCTAAAAGAACAACTGGCGCGACTGGCGCCCTGCGATCTGGTGCTGGTGGAAAGCTTCAAGAACGAAGCGATTGCCAAACTTGAGGTGCACCGCACCACCATCGACAAGGCGCTGCTTTTTCCCCAGGATCCAAATATCGCCGCCATCGCCAGCGACCTTCCTCTGGAAACGTCGCTGCCGCAGTTCCGGCTGAACCAGCCAAAAATAATCGCCGAATTTATCTTGCAACAAACAGGTCTTAAACAAAATGGATAA
- the moaD gene encoding molybdopterin converting factor subunit 1 produces MITLLYFARLRETFGLSSERANPPADVTDVRSLTEWLCQRGGTWQEELAQNKPVRVAVNQDIADPDTAVGDGDEVAFFPPVTGG; encoded by the coding sequence ATGATCACCCTGCTTTATTTCGCCCGGCTACGCGAAACCTTCGGCCTTTCCTCCGAGCGGGCGAACCCGCCTGCCGACGTCACCGACGTCCGGTCACTGACTGAATGGCTATGCCAGCGTGGTGGTACATGGCAGGAAGAACTCGCCCAGAACAAACCGGTGCGCGTGGCCGTCAATCAAGATATTGCCGACCCGGACACGGCTGTGGGTGACGGCGATGAAGTTGCTTTCTTCCCACCCGTGACGGGAGGCTAA
- a CDS encoding RnfH family protein, whose product MSEEISVEVAYALPQKQEVLSLKIRSEAPVSEAIARSGILQDFPEIDLASAKVGIYGKQVKLDAVLRDKDRIEIYRPLIADPKEIRRKRAAEGKETKKEAGGAETAPT is encoded by the coding sequence ATGAGTGAGGAAATTTCGGTGGAAGTGGCGTATGCCCTGCCGCAGAAACAGGAGGTCTTGTCCTTGAAGATAAGGTCGGAAGCTCCGGTGTCTGAGGCGATAGCACGATCCGGCATCCTGCAGGATTTTCCGGAAATTGATCTGGCCAGTGCCAAGGTGGGGATTTACGGCAAGCAAGTGAAGCTTGATGCTGTGCTCAGAGATAAAGATCGTATAGAAATTTACCGCCCGCTGATTGCGGATCCAAAGGAAATCCGCAGAAAACGTGCGGCGGAAGGGAAGGAAACTAAGAAGGAGGCCGGGGGCGCCGAAACGGCCCCAACCTGA
- the guaB gene encoding IMP dehydrogenase, with amino-acid sequence MRVLQKALTFDDVLLVPAYSNVLPRDVSLATRLTREISLNIPLLSAAMDTVTEARLAIALAQEGGIGIVHKNMTAAAQAAQVARVKRFESGVVKDPITISPSMTVRDVLILTHQHKISGLPVVDNGLVVGIITNRDLRFETNLDQPIRNIMTPRDRLITVKEGASREEAMTLMHKYRLERVLVINDDFELRGLITVKDIQKSTEHPLACKDSQGRLRVGAAVGVGEGTEERVTLLAEAGVDVIVVDTAHGHSQGVLSRVKWVKDNFPQVQVIGGNIAAASAALALADHGADAVKVGIGPGSICTTRIVAGVGVPQITAIANVVQALKGSGVPVIADGGIRYSGDVAKALAAGADCVMLGGMFAGTEEAPGEIELFQGRSYKSYRGMGSLGAMQQGSKDRYFQEAEANADKLVPEGIEGRVPYKGSVLSVIHQLIGGVRSSMGYLGCSSIAEVHAKAEFVEISSAGIRESHVHDVQITKEAPNYHVE; translated from the coding sequence ATGCGTGTTCTGCAGAAAGCGCTGACCTTCGATGATGTTTTGCTGGTCCCTGCGTATTCCAACGTTTTGCCCCGTGACGTAAGCCTTGCTACGCGGCTTACCCGAGAAATTTCCCTCAATATTCCCTTGCTTTCAGCGGCGATGGATACCGTTACCGAAGCGCGCCTGGCGATTGCTCTGGCGCAGGAAGGGGGGATTGGCATCGTTCACAAGAACATGACCGCTGCCGCGCAAGCCGCGCAGGTGGCCCGTGTGAAACGCTTTGAGAGCGGTGTGGTAAAAGATCCAATCACTATTTCACCCTCGATGACGGTTCGGGATGTGTTAATACTAACCCACCAGCATAAGATTTCCGGGCTGCCGGTGGTGGATAACGGCCTTGTGGTCGGCATTATCACCAACCGTGATCTGCGCTTCGAGACCAACCTTGATCAGCCGATCAGGAATATCATGACGCCGCGAGACCGTCTGATTACGGTCAAGGAGGGCGCCAGCCGCGAAGAAGCCATGACGCTGATGCATAAATACCGTCTGGAGAGGGTGTTGGTGATCAATGATGATTTCGAGCTGCGTGGCCTGATCACCGTCAAGGATATTCAGAAATCCACCGAGCATCCGCTGGCATGCAAGGACAGTCAGGGCAGGCTGAGGGTCGGCGCCGCTGTGGGCGTGGGCGAGGGCACCGAAGAGCGCGTTACCCTGCTGGCTGAAGCGGGTGTGGATGTGATTGTGGTGGATACTGCACACGGCCATTCCCAAGGCGTGCTGAGCCGGGTGAAGTGGGTCAAGGACAATTTCCCACAGGTTCAAGTGATCGGCGGCAATATTGCCGCTGCGTCTGCGGCGCTGGCGTTGGCTGACCACGGCGCCGATGCCGTCAAGGTCGGCATCGGCCCGGGCTCGATTTGCACTACCCGTATTGTTGCAGGCGTTGGCGTGCCGCAGATTACGGCCATCGCCAATGTGGTCCAGGCGCTTAAAGGCAGCGGCGTACCGGTAATCGCCGATGGCGGCATCCGTTATTCCGGCGATGTCGCCAAGGCGCTGGCAGCCGGCGCGGATTGCGTGATGCTGGGCGGTATGTTTGCCGGCACCGAAGAAGCGCCGGGCGAAATCGAGCTGTTCCAGGGTCGCTCCTACAAATCCTACCGCGGCATGGGATCGCTCGGTGCGATGCAACAGGGTTCGAAAGACCGCTACTTCCAGGAAGCAGAGGCCAATGCCGACAAATTGGTGCCGGAAGGTATCGAAGGCCGAGTGCCCTACAAGGGCAGCGTGCTGTCTGTAATTCACCAGCTGATTGGCGGCGTGCGTTCGAGCATGGGGTATCTGGGTTGTTCGAGCATTGCGGAGGTACACGCCAAGGCCGAGTTTGTCGAAATCAGTTCGGCAGGCATTCGCGAGTCTCACGTTCACGACGTGCAGATCACCAAGGAAGCGCCTAACTATCACGTGGAGTGA
- a CDS encoding type II toxin-antitoxin system RatA family toxin → MIAVEKSVLVFYSARQMFALVDRIEDYPNFLPWCGGTEVQRHSDEALEATVHIDYHHLKQSFATENVRQAPHLIEMKFRHGPFSHLEGSWKFVELDESACKIEFKLCYEFSSKIMEKLVSPVFGHIANSFVEAFVQRAAEIYGEP, encoded by the coding sequence ATGATAGCAGTGGAAAAATCCGTGCTGGTTTTTTACTCGGCACGGCAGATGTTCGCGCTGGTCGATCGGATCGAGGATTATCCGAATTTCCTTCCCTGGTGCGGCGGGACAGAGGTGCAGAGGCACAGCGACGAGGCGCTCGAAGCGACGGTGCATATTGACTACCATCATCTCAAGCAGAGCTTTGCTACCGAAAACGTTAGGCAGGCGCCGCATCTGATCGAAATGAAGTTTCGCCACGGCCCGTTCAGTCATCTTGAGGGTAGCTGGAAATTCGTTGAGCTGGACGAGAGCGCCTGCAAGATCGAGTTTAAACTCTGCTATGAATTCTCTAGCAAGATCATGGAGAAACTGGTCAGTCCGGTTTTTGGGCATATTGCAAACAGCTTTGTCGAAGCGTTCGTTCAACGGGCAGCAGAAATATATGGTGAGCCATGA
- a CDS encoding DUF2288 domain-containing protein: MQDPQHQDDILRASLNRETARIAWKELLRFFAAGTVVAVSKELDLVEVAIQISKDNKTTIEQWMLENRIGKVSDAQAKDWLETDTALWAVVVRPWILVQQITE; this comes from the coding sequence GTGCAAGATCCACAACATCAAGATGACATTCTCCGCGCCAGCCTGAATAGGGAAACAGCCCGGATTGCCTGGAAGGAATTGCTCCGTTTCTTTGCCGCCGGAACGGTCGTTGCGGTCAGCAAGGAACTGGATTTGGTTGAAGTCGCCATTCAAATCTCGAAGGACAATAAGACGACGATTGAACAATGGATGCTCGAAAATCGAATTGGCAAGGTATCCGATGCACAGGCCAAAGACTGGCTGGAAACAGATACCGCCTTATGGGCAGTGGTAGTCAGGCCGTGGATACTGGTTCAGCAGATCACCGAATAA